Proteins from one Impatiens glandulifera chromosome 2, dImpGla2.1, whole genome shotgun sequence genomic window:
- the LOC124925359 gene encoding pentatricopeptide repeat-containing protein At5g39710, producing the protein MFIVKPRRPTAALHNLTLRTLSSSSVPDTILVDRAISFLKSNSISLLDSLSSQFTPLSASYLLLHSQNNQNLILHFVNWAKNRPFLDLQCKCQAVHILTRFRQYKVAQSLVEDFAVNDAAAAEDESGEMVFRCLEESYHLCNSSSAVVDLVVKGFSRVRMIQKAINIISLAKKSGLMPTVLSYNAVIDAIVRTHGSVELAEEMYDNMLRNRVSPNVFTYNILIWGLCRIKELDRGLWLFNEMQKNGCLPNVVTCNTLIDGYCKLRRIDDAFGLMNSMQEKGLDPNLITFNVIINGLCREGRMKETCEVLEKMKWMSYLPDEVTYNTLVNGYCKTGDFHQALVLHKEMVGNGLSPNVVTYTSLINSMCKAGNLNRALQLFDEMHVRGLFPNERTYTTLIDGFSQRGLLDKAQEILSKMVESGFHPSIITHNTLINGYCLVGKMEDALGIMKDMMGKGLSPDVVSYSTIISGYCRKMEIGLAFQMKQEMMNRGIIPDAVTYSTLIRGLCLEGRLPDAFHFLQEMWRMGLQPDECTYTTLINGYCTEGEIEGALHLHDQMIREGLLPDVVTYSVLINGLNKEAREKEAKQALFKLSIPFEDLMSYKRLMDGCSSSDFKNAAALIKGFCMKGLMNEADKVLEAMIERSCKPSEAVYNIMIHGHSVKGNLDRACGLYYEMIGLGFMPHAVTVIALIKELYKQGRAEETSRVVENTLCNCKVHDAEVAKELVRVNHKEGNMSAVLDTLTQMARDGLLPNATTETAPAWRDR; encoded by the coding sequence ATGTTCATCGTTAAACCCCGACGACCGACCGCCGCTCTCCACAACCTCACTCTTCGGACACTCTCCTCCTCTTCCGTCCCCGATACTATTCTCGTCGATAGGGCTATCTCCTTCCTCAAGAGCAATTCTATATCCCTTCTCGATTCTCTTTCTTCCCAGTTCACTCCCTTGTCCGCTTCCTATTTACTCCTCCATTCCCAGAACAACCAGAATCTCATCCTTCATTTTGTCAACTGGGCCAAGAATCGCCCTTTCTTGGACCTCCAATGTAAATGTCAGGCCGTTCACATTCTAACCAGGTTTAGGCAGTACAAGGTCGCACAATCCCTCGTGGAGGATTTTGCAGTCAATGACGCTGCTGCCGCGGAGGATGAGTCCGGGGAGATGGTATTCCGTTGCCTCGAGGAGTCTTACCATCTTTGCAATTCGAGTTCAGCAGTTGTTGATCTTGTGGTAAAGGGTTTCTCTCGCGTTAGAATGATTCAAAAAGCTATTAACATCATTAGTTTGGCTAAAAAAAGTGGTCTCATGCCCACTGTTCTGTCTTACAATGCAGTCATCGATGCGATTGTCAGAACTCACGGGTCTGTTGAATTGGCTGAAGAAATGTACGATAATATGCTACGAAATCGCGTTTCCCCAAATGTTTTCACTTATAATATACTGATTTGGGGTCTCTGTCGTATTAAGGAATTGGATAGGGGCTTATGGCTTTTCAATGAGATGCAAAAGAATGGGTGTTTGCCCAATGTTGTCACCTGTAACACCTTAATAGATGGTTACTGTAAGTTAAGGAGGATTGACGATGCCTTTGGTTTAATGAATTCAATGCAAGAGAAAGGCTTGGACCCGAACTTGATCACGTTTAATGTGATAATCAATGGTTTGTGTAGGGAGGGTAGGATGAAGGAAACATGTGAAGTTCTTGAGAAGATGAAATGGATGAGTTACCTCCCAGATGAGGTGACATACAATACCCTCGTCAATGGGTACTGCAAAACCGGTGATTTCCACCAAGCACTTGTCTTGCACAAGGAAATGGTTGGTAATGGTCTCTCTCCCAATGTTGTCACATACACATCTCTGATCAATAGCATGTGTAAAGCAGGCAACTTGAATCGCGCACTCCAGCTGTTTGATGAAATGCATGTTAGAGGTCTCTTTCCAAATGAGAGAACATACACAACACTGATCGACGGCTTCTCACAACGGGGATTGTTGGATAAAGCTCAAGAAATCCTGAGCAAAATGGTTGAATCTGGATTCCACCCTTCAATTATAACGCACAATACTCTAATAAATGGATATTGCCTTGTGGGAAAGATGGAAGACGCTTTGGGTATCATGAAGGACATGATGGGAAAGGGATTATCTCCAGATGTGGTAAGTTACAGCACGATTATATCCGGGTATTGTAGGAAAATGGAGATAGGCTTAGCTTTTCAGATGAAACAAGAGATGATGAACCGAGGAATCATACCCGATGCTGTTACATATTCAACACTGATTCGTGGCTTATGTCTGGAGGGAAGATTGCCAGACGCTTTCCACTTTCTGCAGGAGATGTGGAGAATGGGATTGCAACCCGATGAATGTACATACACAACGCTCATAAATGGTTACTGTACAGAAGGTGAAATCGAGGGCGCCCTTCATTTGCATGATCAGATGATCCGGGAAGGCTTGCTTCCAGATGTCGTGACCTACAGCGTGCTAATAAACGGTCTAAACAAGGAAGCACGAGAAAAGGAGGCCAAACAAGCCCTTTTCAAGTTATCTATTCCATTTGAAGATTTGATGTCTTACAAGAGGCTGATGGATGGTTGCAGCAGCTCGGACTTTAAGAACGCTGCAGCTCTAATAAAAGGATTTTGTATGAAAGGATTGATGAATGAAGCGGACAAGGTGTTGGAAGCCATGATCGAAAGAAGCTGCAAACCAAGCGAAGCGGTTTACAATATTATGATACACGGGCATTCAGTGAAGGGCAATTTAGACAGGGCTTGTGGTTTATACTATGAAATGATTGGTTTAGGATTCATGCCACATGCGGTTACTGTCATTGCTTTGATTAAAGAACTGTACAAACAGGGGAGAGCGGAGGAGACGAGTCGGGTTGTAGAGAATACACTGTGTAACTGTAAGGTTCATGATGCTGAGGTGGCGAAAGAGTTGGTTAGAGTAAATCATAAAGAAGGGAACATGTCTGCTGTGTTGGATACTCTAACTCAAATGGCAAGAGATGGGCTTCTTCCTAATGCTACTACTGAAACCGCCCCTGCTTGGAGAGATAGATAG